From Virgibacillus natechei, the proteins below share one genomic window:
- a CDS encoding aldo/keto reductase has translation MINHLQDTITLNNGVKMPGFGLGVYKVEDGDVVIHSVKTAIEHGYRSIDTASFYDNETGVGQAIKESGVPREELFITSKVWNDDQGYEQTLQSFETSLKKLGVDYLDLYLIHWPVKDMYKDTWRAMEKLYEDGKIRAIGVSNFHIQHLENLLADCTVKPVINQVEYHPHLTQVELHTFCKRENIQLEAWSPLKRGKLFDDPTIIDIADKHGKTPAQVILRWDLQNDVVTIPKSITEERIIENANIYDFSLTDEEMNKISELNKNDRAGTNPDRYDD, from the coding sequence ATGATTAATCATTTACAAGATACGATTACGTTGAACAATGGTGTGAAGATGCCTGGTTTTGGGTTGGGAGTCTATAAGGTTGAGGATGGAGATGTCGTCATTCATTCCGTGAAAACAGCGATTGAACATGGCTACAGAAGTATTGATACAGCTTCCTTTTATGACAATGAGACAGGGGTCGGACAAGCAATTAAGGAAAGCGGTGTACCTAGAGAGGAATTATTCATCACGTCTAAAGTGTGGAATGACGATCAGGGGTATGAGCAGACATTGCAATCCTTCGAAACGAGTCTGAAGAAGTTGGGTGTAGATTATCTGGATTTATATTTAATCCATTGGCCGGTAAAAGATATGTATAAAGATACATGGAGAGCGATGGAAAAACTATATGAAGACGGGAAAATACGTGCGATTGGTGTGAGTAATTTTCATATTCAACACCTGGAAAACCTTCTGGCGGATTGTACGGTGAAACCGGTTATTAATCAGGTGGAATATCATCCGCATCTTACACAGGTTGAATTACATACATTCTGCAAGCGAGAGAATATTCAACTGGAAGCATGGTCTCCGCTTAAAAGAGGAAAACTGTTTGACGATCCAACTATTATAGATATTGCAGATAAACATGGAAAGACTCCAGCCCAGGTGATCTTACGATGGGACTTGCAAAATGATGTCGTTACCATCCCGAAATCTATTACGGAAGAGCGTATTATAGAAAATGCAAATATCTATGATTTTTCTTTAACAGATGAGGAAATGAATAAAATCAGTGAATTGAATAAAAACGACAGAGCAGGAACGAATCCGGATCGTTATGATGATTAA
- a CDS encoding iron-sulfur cluster assembly accessory protein translates to MKCKINRNAAKELKKMLNTEEAEGKMPRVYVTIDHGDHAHYDVKLDTPTEHDEIVKTDKDVDILLDAREDFLDGVWIKYFHVDNRGFEITNSAKGSHHP, encoded by the coding sequence ATGAAGTGTAAAATCAATCGAAATGCAGCTAAAGAATTAAAGAAGATGCTAAATACGGAGGAAGCGGAAGGGAAAATGCCGCGTGTCTACGTGACAATTGACCATGGCGATCACGCTCATTATGACGTAAAGCTAGACACACCAACGGAACATGATGAAATCGTCAAAACTGATAAAGATGTGGATATTCTACTGGATGCCCGGGAAGATTTTCTCGATGGGGTTTGGATTAAGTATTTCCATGTCGACAATCGAGGATTTGAAATAACGAATTCAGCAAAAGGGAGTCACCACCCTTAA
- a CDS encoding ABC transporter ATP-binding protein has protein sequence MYLTIEGVEKSFHNKDKHQVKVLENINLEVEKGQFLSIIGPSGCGKSTLLYLVAGLEDMDEGQITVSGKKVTKPGPDRVVVFQEDGLFPWASVLDNVMYGLLLKKMSKKEAEEKALAMLKMVHLSNYVDAYPHQLSGGMKQRVAIARALVMEPDILLMDEPFAALDEQTRMVLHKELLDIWRKTKVTILFITHNIREAVLLSEKIIVLETRPGKIKATFTVQTMQDGVTPDSVSLHLEQQILATLEEEMEKVLKEEMGDDYSFKTNHLHRDSSGDMGSHI, from the coding sequence ATGTATTTAACAATAGAAGGTGTGGAGAAAAGTTTTCATAACAAAGATAAACACCAAGTAAAAGTTCTTGAAAACATTAATTTGGAAGTGGAGAAAGGGCAGTTTTTATCGATTATCGGCCCATCCGGTTGCGGAAAATCCACCCTGCTATATTTAGTAGCCGGACTCGAAGACATGGATGAAGGCCAAATCACTGTTTCCGGAAAAAAAGTGACCAAACCCGGACCCGATCGGGTTGTCGTTTTTCAAGAAGATGGCCTTTTCCCATGGGCTTCCGTACTGGACAATGTCATGTATGGCTTACTTTTGAAAAAAATGTCCAAAAAAGAAGCCGAAGAAAAAGCACTAGCTATGCTGAAAATGGTTCATTTAAGCAACTACGTTGATGCCTATCCCCACCAACTTTCCGGCGGGATGAAACAGCGTGTCGCCATTGCTCGGGCACTTGTCATGGAACCAGATATTTTATTAATGGATGAACCATTTGCTGCTTTGGATGAACAAACAAGAATGGTACTGCACAAAGAATTACTCGATATTTGGCGTAAAACGAAAGTAACAATTCTTTTCATCACCCATAATATTCGAGAAGCCGTCCTTCTATCAGAAAAAATAATTGTCCTGGAAACACGTCCAGGTAAAATAAAAGCAACATTTACCGTTCAAACGATGCAAGATGGCGTCACACCTGATAGTGTCTCCCTTCATTTAGAACAACAAATACTAGCCACATTAGAAGAAGAAATGGAAAAAGTACTAAAGGAGGAGATGGGAGATGACTACAGCTTTAAGACGAATCATCTTCATCGCGATTCTAGCGGCGATATGGGAAGTCACATCTAG
- a CDS encoding ABC transporter permease — MTTALRRIIFIAILAAIWEVTSRLSGLPAFMFPGLFQVLETLFNGIISGQIIVAIGQSLGRLLIGFTIAVSLGLLFGYLIWRYKLVEDTLGFLITALQSIPSIVWFPLAIIWFGLNNFAILFIVTIGATWTMTINSVSGFKNVPTLYQRVAKTFGSSGLHFLRTVIIPASVPQIISGLRIAWAFSWRALMAGELLGAGGGLGHLLETGRSLGQMDLVISVMIIIAIIGTIMDNVVFLKLERRVQRKWGLA; from the coding sequence ATGACTACAGCTTTAAGACGAATCATCTTCATCGCGATTCTAGCGGCGATATGGGAAGTCACATCTAGATTATCAGGATTACCGGCTTTTATGTTCCCAGGACTCTTCCAAGTACTGGAAACGCTTTTCAACGGAATTATAAGTGGACAAATAATCGTTGCCATTGGGCAAAGTTTAGGAAGATTGCTAATTGGATTTACCATCGCGGTATCGCTTGGGCTCTTGTTCGGTTATTTAATTTGGCGGTATAAGCTAGTTGAAGACACACTTGGATTTCTCATTACAGCCTTGCAATCCATTCCAAGTATTGTTTGGTTCCCACTTGCTATCATCTGGTTCGGGCTTAACAATTTTGCGATTCTATTCATCGTAACCATTGGCGCGACCTGGACGATGACGATCAATTCCGTTAGTGGTTTTAAAAATGTACCAACCCTTTACCAACGCGTAGCCAAAACATTTGGTTCCAGCGGACTACATTTTTTACGAACGGTAATTATACCTGCGTCCGTCCCGCAAATTATTTCCGGGCTCCGCATTGCCTGGGCATTTTCCTGGCGTGCATTAATGGCTGGAGAATTACTCGGTGCTGGAGGAGGACTCGGCCATCTGCTGGAAACGGGCCGATCGCTCGGACAAATGGACCTTGTCATATCCGTTATGATTATTATAGCAATTATCGGAACCATTATGGATAATGTGGTTTTCTTAAAACTGGAACGACGTGTGCAAAGAAAATGGGGATTAGCTTAA
- a CDS encoding aliphatic sulfonate ABC transporter substrate-binding protein, with the protein MKRNPIILAFIFISIIGMLAACSQSGEIEEIDGQKQITIGYFPNLTHIATMVALENDYFDEAFDGDVDYQTQIVTNGGLFMEAMATSDIDVGTVGPGPLLNFYVKDPHYHILSGAVNGGAVLAVNGESGIKDLADLDGKNVAIPVIGSTQDVMLRKALEEVDLKPESNGGTVELFAADPADTTTLFAQDSVDAAATQEPWGYVLETQVNGELLLDWESFAWGKDSTNTVVAATEAFSNDEELAASYLSAHEKAVQFVKDNPEESQDLVVQHLRDLTGQEVNKDELEAAFNRLEVTTDVNEEVIQEMADISEEAEYIPSNDIDGLVDLSILEEVLQ; encoded by the coding sequence ATGAAACGTAATCCTATCATTCTAGCTTTTATTTTTATATCGATCATCGGGATGCTCGCTGCTTGTTCACAAAGCGGGGAAATAGAAGAAATAGATGGCCAAAAACAGATTACCATCGGGTATTTTCCTAACCTGACACATATTGCCACGATGGTTGCTTTAGAGAACGATTATTTCGACGAAGCTTTTGATGGAGATGTCGATTATCAGACGCAGATCGTCACGAACGGCGGATTATTTATGGAAGCAATGGCAACGAGTGATATTGATGTAGGCACAGTGGGTCCTGGTCCATTACTTAACTTTTATGTAAAAGATCCTCATTATCATATCCTTTCAGGTGCAGTAAACGGTGGCGCAGTGCTCGCTGTTAATGGGGAGAGCGGTATTAAGGATTTAGCCGATTTAGACGGTAAAAATGTCGCTATCCCTGTGATTGGGAGTACCCAAGACGTCATGCTACGAAAAGCATTGGAGGAAGTCGATTTAAAACCCGAGTCTAATGGAGGAACCGTCGAGTTATTCGCCGCAGATCCAGCAGACACCACAACCTTGTTTGCACAAGATTCCGTTGATGCCGCTGCAACCCAAGAGCCATGGGGTTATGTATTAGAAACGCAGGTAAATGGTGAACTATTACTTGATTGGGAATCCTTCGCCTGGGGCAAAGACTCCACCAATACAGTTGTTGCCGCTACAGAAGCATTTTCTAACGACGAAGAACTTGCGGCTTCCTATTTAAGTGCTCATGAAAAGGCTGTCCAATTTGTCAAAGATAACCCAGAAGAAAGCCAGGATCTGGTCGTTCAACATTTAAGGGATTTGACTGGTCAAGAAGTCAATAAAGATGAACTGGAAGCAGCCTTTAATAGACTGGAAGTTACAACAGATGTTAACGAAGAAGTTATTCAAGAAATGGCAGATATTAGTGAAGAAGCTGAATATATTCCGAGCAATGATATTGATGGATTGGTAGATTTATCGATTTTGGAGGAAGTGCTCCAGTGA
- the dmpG gene encoding 4-hydroxy-2-oxovalerate aldolase — MSRAKVIFNDVTLRDGMHAIRHQYSTEQIAELTKLIDESGVDIIEATHGDGLGGSSLQYGFSKETEEAIIKTTVANAKNAKVGVLLLPGVGTIEHLERAHNWGAQVVRIATHCTEADVSEQHIKKAADLGMDTVGFLMMSSRTTPENLLEEAKKMESYGAGTIYVVDSAGALTMDDTRKRMSLFKENLSTNVGFHGHNNLSLGVANTIVALEEGADRVDTSLAGMGAGAGNTATEQLVAVMDRVGIPHNVGLYKAMDAAENVMKPMMERPVQIDRLSLTLGYTGVYSSFLLFAERAGKEYGVDPRDILTKVAEMGAVGGQEDWIIGVAQELAKEQKVHV; from the coding sequence ATGAGTAGAGCAAAAGTGATTTTTAATGACGTGACGTTAAGGGACGGAATGCATGCCATTCGCCACCAGTATTCAACAGAACAAATTGCTGAACTGACAAAGTTAATTGATGAATCAGGTGTAGATATTATTGAAGCAACACATGGAGACGGTTTGGGTGGAAGTTCCCTTCAATATGGTTTTTCCAAAGAAACAGAGGAAGCTATCATTAAAACGACGGTAGCGAATGCCAAAAACGCAAAAGTAGGCGTACTGCTTTTACCAGGGGTCGGTACGATTGAACATTTGGAAAGAGCGCATAACTGGGGTGCGCAAGTCGTACGTATAGCGACACATTGTACAGAGGCGGATGTATCTGAGCAGCATATTAAAAAGGCTGCAGATTTAGGAATGGATACAGTTGGATTTCTGATGATGTCATCCCGAACCACTCCAGAAAATCTTCTGGAAGAAGCCAAGAAAATGGAGTCTTATGGAGCAGGAACGATCTATGTTGTTGACTCTGCTGGGGCACTAACGATGGATGATACACGCAAAAGAATGTCATTATTCAAAGAAAATTTAAGTACAAATGTCGGTTTTCATGGCCACAATAATTTATCGCTAGGGGTAGCTAATACCATTGTGGCTCTAGAAGAAGGAGCAGATCGGGTAGATACGAGCCTTGCTGGCATGGGAGCTGGGGCTGGGAATACAGCCACAGAACAACTGGTTGCAGTAATGGATAGAGTGGGAATCCCTCATAACGTAGGTTTATACAAAGCTATGGATGCCGCGGAGAATGTCATGAAACCAATGATGGAACGCCCCGTGCAAATTGACCGTTTGAGTTTAACACTTGGGTATACAGGCGTGTACTCTAGCTTCTTATTGTTTGCAGAGCGAGCCGGAAAAGAATATGGAGTGGATCCTCGTGATATTTTAACGAAAGTTGCGGAAATGGGCGCTGTTGGTGGACAAGAAGACTGGATCATCGGCGTTGCACAGGAATTGGCGAAAGAACAAAAGGTGCATGTATAG
- a CDS encoding acetaldehyde dehydrogenase (acetylating), which translates to MSQEKIKCAIIGSGNIGTDLMYKLLRSEKLEVTALIGIDSESKGLQKARENGVKAIDNGIDGLKEDPDIAEIVFEATSAKAHAHNAPILKEMGKKAIDLTPAAVGPFLVPSVNLKEEEIPSLDNVNMVTCGGQATIPMVKAISDVLEVDYAEIVASISSKSAGPGTRQNIDEFTVTTANALKEVGGAKESKAIITLNPADPPILMRNTIFVQTTENAEPHKNEIIKSLDSMLETVQGYVNGYRFKADPVVKENIVTVSVEVEGNGDFLPKYAGNLDIITSASVKTGEIMAESLLKGEAVK; encoded by the coding sequence ATGTCACAGGAAAAGATTAAATGTGCGATTATCGGTTCAGGTAACATTGGAACAGACCTTATGTATAAGCTACTGAGAAGTGAGAAGCTAGAAGTGACAGCTTTAATCGGGATAGATTCCGAATCAAAAGGGCTTCAAAAAGCGCGTGAAAATGGGGTAAAGGCTATTGATAATGGGATTGATGGCTTGAAGGAAGACCCTGATATTGCGGAAATTGTATTCGAGGCTACCTCAGCAAAAGCGCATGCGCATAATGCTCCGATTTTAAAGGAAATGGGCAAAAAGGCAATCGATTTGACGCCAGCTGCAGTTGGCCCCTTTTTGGTTCCTTCCGTGAACTTGAAAGAAGAGGAGATTCCATCCTTAGATAATGTGAATATGGTTACCTGTGGTGGGCAAGCAACTATACCAATGGTAAAAGCTATTTCTGATGTGCTCGAAGTGGATTATGCGGAAATTGTTGCATCCATATCTAGTAAGAGTGCAGGACCTGGAACACGGCAAAATATTGATGAATTTACCGTAACGACAGCAAATGCCTTGAAAGAGGTAGGCGGAGCAAAAGAGTCAAAAGCGATTATAACGCTTAACCCGGCTGACCCTCCGATTTTGATGAGAAATACGATATTTGTTCAAACAACAGAAAATGCCGAACCACATAAAAATGAGATTATTAAATCCTTAGATTCTATGCTTGAAACCGTACAAGGTTATGTGAATGGTTACCGCTTTAAAGCAGACCCTGTAGTGAAAGAAAATATTGTTACTGTTTCTGTAGAAGTAGAAGGAAATGGTGATTTCTTGCCAAAATATGCAGGAAACTTGGATATCATAACTTCAGCTTCTGTAAAAACAGGAGAAATTATGGCAGAAAGTTTATTGAAGGGAGAGGCAGTTAAATGA
- a CDS encoding GntR family transcriptional regulator: MRIMKKNIFNHVLEYLRKEIILGNYSKGEYLVEVTLAKELNVSRGPIREAIAKLEAENLVEKHSNGRTVVKGFEVKDIQDLYDSRILLENHALTQISLDDLKENENLLFLYIDQMKEAHEKGERDIEIDLAFHGLLVKMTNNNALTQLWLALRDLFRTLIDITSEVTASNQNEIIAQHSRVVVALSDGEVKKAQQLLKVHLEEACNYCCDGIMINKRGEKYVTGKD; encoded by the coding sequence ATGAGAATAATGAAAAAAAATATCTTTAATCACGTACTGGAATATTTAAGAAAGGAAATTATTCTCGGGAACTATTCAAAGGGGGAATATTTGGTAGAAGTAACATTAGCAAAAGAGTTAAATGTAAGTCGTGGTCCTATTAGGGAAGCGATAGCAAAACTGGAAGCAGAAAATTTAGTAGAGAAACATTCGAATGGCCGTACGGTTGTGAAGGGATTTGAGGTTAAAGATATTCAGGATTTGTATGATAGCCGTATACTTTTAGAAAATCACGCTTTAACTCAAATTTCGTTGGATGACTTGAAAGAAAATGAGAATCTACTGTTCTTGTATATTGATCAAATGAAGGAAGCTCATGAAAAAGGGGAACGAGATATTGAAATTGACCTCGCTTTCCATGGACTCTTAGTGAAGATGACAAATAATAATGCGCTGACACAACTTTGGTTAGCATTACGAGATTTATTTAGAACACTAATCGATATTACAAGCGAAGTAACGGCCTCTAATCAAAACGAAATCATTGCACAACATTCTCGTGTTGTCGTGGCTTTATCTGATGGAGAAGTTAAGAAAGCCCAGCAATTGTTGAAAGTTCACTTAGAAGAGGCCTGTAACTATTGCTGCGATGGAATAATGATAAATAAAAGGGGAGAGAAATATGTCACAGGAAAAGATTAA
- a CDS encoding benzoate/H(+) symporter BenE family transporter — protein MDGNRFRTNLKELPQHLNMNTVSAGLVAAIFGCTGPALIIIGAATTGGLTYNQAISWIFAVYFFSGLLGIFMALKYRQPISVAHTIAGAVLVAGSLTHFSIHEAIGAYIIANILVIILGFTGLIEKVMRWIPFPIVMGMIVGIMIQFATDMITSITLAPLLAGSAILAFLLSSRYVKKFPPVLSALFVSAVVAILTNAFEFPAIQHVFVLPELVMPTFSWDAIMSISIPLALLIICTENAQATGVLMAQGYKPPTTGMAVYGSSVGLLASLFGGHAINIAGPMTAICSADEVGKKDTRYVASVVNGMFFASFGLFAALVVPFVIAVPEVIVTVIAGLAMLGVLINSLKTAFSDNTFQMGAFFALIIGMSGVNFFNIGAPLWAIVGSLFVSLLVEKNDFAFKEDKEKKIETSAS, from the coding sequence ATGGATGGGAATCGTTTTCGGACAAACCTAAAAGAGTTGCCTCAGCATTTGAATATGAATACCGTTAGTGCTGGTTTAGTTGCAGCCATTTTTGGGTGCACTGGACCTGCATTAATCATCATTGGAGCGGCAACGACTGGTGGATTAACGTATAACCAAGCAATCAGCTGGATTTTTGCTGTTTATTTTTTTAGTGGGTTACTCGGTATCTTTATGGCATTAAAGTACCGCCAACCGATTTCAGTAGCACATACGATTGCTGGAGCTGTATTAGTGGCAGGATCCTTAACTCACTTTTCAATCCATGAAGCAATTGGGGCATATATCATTGCAAATATTCTTGTCATCATTCTTGGCTTTACTGGTTTAATAGAAAAAGTTATGAGATGGATCCCTTTCCCGATTGTTATGGGGATGATTGTTGGTATAATGATTCAATTTGCGACAGACATGATTACATCGATTACCCTGGCGCCGCTACTCGCAGGCTCAGCAATTCTTGCATTTTTACTTTCATCACGATATGTTAAAAAATTTCCACCTGTATTGTCTGCGTTATTCGTTTCGGCGGTCGTGGCAATTTTAACAAATGCCTTTGAATTTCCAGCTATTCAGCATGTGTTTGTCCTGCCAGAACTCGTGATGCCAACATTTAGTTGGGATGCGATTATGTCTATTAGTATTCCACTTGCACTCTTGATCATCTGTACTGAAAATGCTCAAGCGACAGGGGTACTAATGGCGCAAGGTTACAAGCCACCGACGACGGGCATGGCGGTATATGGATCATCGGTTGGACTACTGGCTTCACTATTCGGGGGACATGCAATCAACATTGCTGGACCAATGACTGCCATCTGTTCAGCAGACGAAGTCGGAAAAAAAGATACCCGCTACGTGGCATCGGTTGTAAACGGCATGTTTTTCGCGAGCTTTGGACTATTTGCAGCGTTAGTTGTTCCATTTGTTATTGCTGTGCCGGAGGTTATTGTTACGGTCATCGCTGGTTTAGCTATGTTAGGGGTTCTCATCAATTCACTGAAAACAGCGTTCTCCGATAATACGTTTCAAATGGGGGCATTCTTCGCCTTAATCATCGGCATGTCAGGAGTCAACTTCTTCAATATCGGTGCGCCATTATGGGCCATTGTCGGAAGTTTGTTCGTCTCCTTACTCGTTGAAAAAAATGACTTTGCATTCAAAGAAGATAAAGAGAAAAAAATAGAAACAAGTGCTTCTTAA
- a CDS encoding 3-hydroxyacyl-CoA dehydrogenase family protein gives MKKITVLGAGIMGHGAAQLFAQAGKNVSIRARRETSLEKAQELITNSFEVMVEKEMLTETEMEQALARITYTTDLLEAIRDTDFILESIPEVLEQKLDTYEIIEGEVSDKTIISSNTSTFPLKELTQRAKHPERFIITHFFNPPQLVPIVEIVKTEQTAENVVNTTYDLMKEIGKSPVVLNKEITGFIVNRVQVAMLREAFHLIEEGVATAEDIDIAMKGSMGFKWAFCGPMESQDLAGLETTQAMVGNIMKDLSNTRDVPSFLSEMVENDQHGIRTNQGFYNYDDHGEKAIHTRDDHFLDLLKLQKRKE, from the coding sequence ATGAAAAAAATCACAGTGCTTGGAGCAGGAATTATGGGACATGGAGCTGCTCAGTTATTTGCCCAAGCAGGAAAAAATGTAAGCATTCGAGCAAGAAGAGAGACATCGCTGGAAAAAGCACAAGAACTTATTACAAACAGCTTTGAAGTCATGGTCGAAAAAGAAATGCTGACCGAAACTGAAATGGAACAGGCATTAGCCCGTATTACATACACAACAGATTTGCTTGAAGCTATTCGGGATACTGACTTCATTCTGGAATCCATTCCGGAAGTTCTTGAACAAAAACTAGATACCTATGAAATTATTGAAGGCGAAGTCTCTGACAAAACGATTATTTCGTCTAATACATCTACTTTCCCATTGAAAGAGTTAACGCAAAGGGCAAAGCATCCTGAAAGATTTATCATTACTCACTTTTTTAATCCACCACAACTTGTACCAATTGTAGAAATAGTTAAAACCGAGCAAACAGCTGAAAACGTCGTGAATACGACTTATGATTTAATGAAGGAAATCGGAAAATCTCCAGTAGTTCTAAATAAAGAGATTACAGGATTTATCGTCAACCGTGTTCAAGTAGCTATGCTTCGCGAAGCGTTTCACTTAATCGAAGAGGGAGTAGCTACTGCTGAAGATATCGATATCGCTATGAAAGGAAGCATGGGCTTTAAATGGGCTTTCTGCGGTCCAATGGAAAGCCAGGATTTAGCCGGTCTGGAAACAACACAAGCGATGGTTGGTAACATTATGAAAGATCTATCAAATACAAGAGATGTTCCTTCTTTCTTATCGGAAATGGTGGAAAATGATCAACATGGCATTCGAACGAATCAAGGTTTTTACAACTATGATGATCATGGTGAAAAAGCCATCCATACACGAGACGATCATTTCCTAGATCTCCTAAAGTTACAAAAAAGAAAAGAATAA
- a CDS encoding enoyl-CoA hydratase/isomerase family protein, producing the protein MNYEFLRCDIENKVATVTISHSPGNKLNTQVYQEITQIMGELEANEHVNAIVITGEGEEAFVAGADINELADLDTVGMMDLTQITRTSYSKIENLNKPVIASINGEARGGGLELALSCDLRIASEYAQFAFPEINLGVIPGGGGTQRIQKVVGQGTAKELLYFGETIDAERAYQLQIVNKVVDQNELSSTAKEWARKLAQKAPVALRMMKLAVNTGANVDLESALTIEATSYDGSFATQDRKEGIAARLENRKPNFKGR; encoded by the coding sequence ATGAATTATGAATTTTTACGTTGTGATATTGAAAATAAAGTTGCCACTGTGACAATTAGTCATTCACCTGGTAATAAATTAAATACACAAGTATACCAAGAAATCACTCAAATAATGGGTGAACTAGAAGCCAATGAACATGTAAATGCCATTGTTATTACCGGAGAGGGAGAAGAGGCATTTGTCGCTGGGGCGGATATTAATGAACTGGCAGATCTAGATACAGTTGGTATGATGGATTTAACACAAATAACAAGAACGTCCTATTCAAAAATTGAAAACCTGAACAAGCCGGTAATTGCGTCTATTAATGGAGAGGCACGTGGAGGAGGCCTTGAACTGGCCTTAAGTTGCGACTTACGTATTGCCTCTGAATATGCACAATTTGCTTTTCCCGAAATTAATTTAGGCGTTATCCCGGGAGGTGGTGGCACACAGCGCATCCAAAAAGTGGTTGGACAAGGCACTGCGAAAGAGTTATTGTATTTTGGTGAAACGATCGATGCCGAACGTGCTTATCAGTTGCAAATTGTTAATAAAGTAGTTGATCAAAATGAACTTTCATCAACAGCAAAAGAATGGGCAAGGAAGCTGGCGCAAAAAGCACCTGTAGCGTTAAGAATGATGAAATTGGCGGTAAATACAGGCGCAAATGTTGATCTTGAATCAGCCTTGACGATTGAAGCAACCTCCTATGATGGTTCATTTGCGACACAAGACCGCAAAGAGGGTATAGCTGCACGTTTGGAGAACAGAAAACCAAATTTTAAAGGTAGATAA
- a CDS encoding catechol 2,3-dioxygenase, which yields MENELKKFDVAQLAHVEIFTPKPDETLWFFKELLGMSETAREGQSVYLRSYEDFYHHSLKVTERNEPGLGHVSWRASSKMALERRVRDLQKSGFGKGWIDGDLGHGEAYQFVTPDNHNMEILFDVEYYQAPENEISLLKNRPQKRPNKGIPVRRIDHVNLLSSDVTVNRNFMEDELGFRLREHVVKNDGSEIGAWQSVSPLVHELAFMADQGTPEKGLGRLHHLAFWYGFPQHLDDLSDLLTENGIKIEAGPLKHGVSQAMCIYVIEPGGNRVELFGDSGYLIFDPEWKPVTWREEETEQAIIFYGAPLPDSYFKYGTPLVKSTVPNK from the coding sequence ATGGAAAATGAATTAAAAAAATTTGATGTTGCGCAACTAGCTCATGTAGAAATTTTCACACCAAAACCGGACGAAACATTATGGTTTTTTAAAGAACTGTTAGGGATGTCAGAAACTGCGAGAGAGGGGCAATCTGTTTATCTCCGTTCTTATGAAGACTTTTATCACCATTCCTTGAAGGTGACCGAGAGAAATGAACCTGGATTAGGCCATGTAAGTTGGAGGGCAAGTTCAAAAATGGCTTTAGAGCGTCGAGTACGGGATCTTCAAAAGTCTGGTTTCGGCAAGGGCTGGATTGATGGAGATCTGGGCCATGGAGAAGCCTACCAATTTGTAACTCCTGACAATCATAATATGGAAATTCTGTTTGATGTAGAGTATTACCAGGCCCCGGAAAATGAAATATCATTGTTAAAAAACCGGCCACAGAAACGACCGAACAAAGGAATTCCAGTACGTCGTATCGACCATGTTAATTTATTATCAAGTGATGTAACGGTAAATAGAAATTTTATGGAAGATGAACTTGGATTCCGTTTAAGAGAGCATGTAGTCAAAAATGATGGTTCAGAAATTGGAGCATGGCAAAGCGTCAGCCCACTTGTTCATGAGCTAGCTTTTATGGCAGATCAGGGTACTCCTGAAAAGGGATTGGGAAGACTTCATCATCTAGCGTTCTGGTACGGCTTTCCGCAGCATTTGGATGATTTGTCTGATCTCTTGACTGAAAACGGAATTAAAATTGAAGCAGGTCCTTTAAAGCATGGGGTGTCCCAGGCAATGTGTATATATGTAATCGAGCCTGGAGGGAACAGAGTAGAGTTATTTGGAGATTCCGGTTATCTAATTTTCGATCCGGAATGGAAACCGGTAACTTGGAGAGAAGAGGAAACGGAACAGGCAATTATTTTTTACGGCGCACCACTGCCTGATTCATACTTTAAATATGGAACACCTTTGGTTAAATCAACGGTTCCAAATAAATAA